From the genome of Cryptosporangium aurantiacum, one region includes:
- a CDS encoding aldehyde dehydrogenase family protein has product MVVDLDRHEQLAAEVLPQTGLLVGDAWLRAGSGGEYQHVDAATGRPQATVPLAGAAEVDAAVAAARDAFPAWRGLRPDLRRNALLRLAELIRSRASTIGQVLTLECGSPILGATALPARAADYLEYYAGLADKIEGSVIPIFPERAFDYTLPEPYGVVAVVSTWNGGISALGRKAGAALAAGNTVVVKAMELAPFSAVIFGELALEAGFPPGVVNVLPGGVEAGRALVAHPGVDKISFTGGIEAARQILVAAAQHITPVVLELGGKSGNIVFPDADLDAAGAFAGVACMRNSGQGCVMPTRLIVHSSIHDQIVSRALAGIAAMPIGDPLDPATAFGPVVSARHADRILAMVSAADGEILTGGHRLDEPGFYVAPTVVDRIAADAPLAQEEVFGPVLAVLTFDDEDEAIALANATPYGLAGYVHTTDLSRAHRVAAALDAGYVSLNGFAALPAAAPFGGYGRSGFGKEGGREGLAEFVRTKNVYLPLELR; this is encoded by the coding sequence ATGGTCGTCGATCTCGACCGGCACGAACAACTGGCCGCCGAGGTGCTGCCGCAGACCGGCCTGCTGGTCGGCGACGCGTGGCTGCGCGCGGGCAGCGGCGGGGAGTACCAGCACGTCGACGCCGCGACCGGGCGTCCGCAGGCCACCGTGCCGCTGGCCGGCGCGGCCGAGGTGGACGCGGCGGTGGCGGCGGCCCGGGACGCGTTTCCGGCCTGGCGCGGACTGCGGCCGGATCTCCGGCGGAACGCCCTGCTCCGGCTCGCGGAGCTGATCCGTTCGCGGGCGTCCACGATCGGCCAGGTGCTGACGCTGGAGTGTGGTTCGCCGATACTCGGTGCCACCGCGTTACCCGCGCGAGCCGCTGACTACCTCGAGTACTACGCGGGGCTGGCGGACAAGATCGAGGGCAGCGTGATCCCGATCTTCCCGGAGCGGGCGTTCGACTACACGCTGCCCGAGCCGTACGGGGTCGTCGCGGTCGTGTCCACCTGGAACGGCGGCATCTCCGCGCTGGGCCGGAAGGCCGGTGCGGCGCTCGCGGCCGGCAACACGGTCGTCGTCAAGGCGATGGAGCTGGCGCCGTTCAGCGCGGTGATCTTCGGCGAACTCGCGCTCGAAGCGGGTTTTCCGCCCGGGGTCGTCAATGTGCTGCCGGGCGGGGTGGAGGCCGGACGAGCGCTGGTGGCCCATCCCGGCGTCGACAAGATCAGCTTCACCGGCGGGATCGAGGCCGCCCGGCAGATCCTGGTCGCGGCCGCGCAGCACATCACGCCGGTGGTGCTCGAGCTCGGCGGCAAGTCCGGGAACATCGTCTTCCCCGACGCCGACCTGGACGCCGCCGGGGCGTTCGCCGGCGTCGCCTGCATGCGCAACTCCGGCCAGGGCTGCGTGATGCCGACCCGGTTGATCGTCCACTCCTCGATCCATGACCAGATCGTTTCCCGCGCGCTCGCCGGAATCGCGGCCATGCCGATCGGGGATCCGCTCGACCCGGCGACCGCGTTCGGGCCGGTGGTGTCGGCGCGGCACGCCGACCGCATCCTGGCCATGGTCTCGGCGGCCGACGGGGAGATCCTGACCGGAGGCCACCGGCTGGACGAGCCCGGGTTCTACGTGGCGCCCACGGTGGTCGACCGGATCGCGGCCGATGCGCCGCTGGCGCAGGAAGAGGTGTTCGGCCCGGTCCTGGCGGTGCTGACGTTCGACGACGAGGACGAGGCGATCGCGCTGGCCAACGCGACGCCGTACGGGCTCGCCGGGTACGTGCACACGACCGACCTGTCCCGCGCCCACCGGGTCGCCGCGGCCCTCGACGCCGGGTACGTCTCGCTCAACGGGTTCGCGGCACTGCCCGCCGCGGCCCCGTTCGGCGGTTACGGCCGCAGCGGCTTCGGCAAGGAGGGCGGCCGCGAGGGCCTGGCCGAGTTCGTCCGGACCAAAAACGTCTACCTGCCGCTGGAGCTCCGATGA
- a CDS encoding Ldh family oxidoreductase translates to MIVAAGRLHTLLSDILEGLGAPREYADTVATLLVEADLRGVDSHGAHLMALYAQRIRSGHLDPAAKPKIVSDEGSTLVLDAGLGFGQIAGLAAVHHAISRSEEFGIAAVAVREGTHLGALAAYTERVARAGRICLCFQNGPTFVPPFGGIDQLFSTNPLSYAIPTGDEPTIVFDVATTTVAGNKLLLAQKRGDASIPAGWATDADGVPTTDPAVASVRHLQWFGGHKGYGLALLVELLAGVLTGSSFGRTEHTASPVHGAERVAKGFLFLAIDPARFVPDFRARVDTLIRDVHASRPAAGVERVLVPGELEHERRQQRHRDGIPLPEALCAELDRYASEVGVPGLTASV, encoded by the coding sequence ATGATCGTCGCCGCCGGCCGTCTGCACACGCTGCTCTCCGACATCCTGGAGGGGCTCGGCGCGCCCCGCGAGTACGCCGACACGGTCGCCACGCTGCTGGTGGAGGCCGACCTGCGTGGCGTCGACTCGCACGGCGCGCACCTGATGGCGCTCTACGCCCAGCGGATCCGCAGCGGGCACCTCGACCCGGCCGCCAAGCCGAAAATCGTCTCCGACGAGGGCTCCACGCTGGTGCTCGACGCGGGCCTCGGGTTCGGGCAGATCGCCGGGCTCGCCGCCGTCCACCACGCGATCTCCCGCTCCGAGGAGTTCGGGATCGCCGCGGTGGCGGTCCGCGAGGGCACCCACCTCGGCGCGCTCGCCGCGTACACCGAGCGGGTGGCGCGCGCCGGGCGGATCTGCCTGTGCTTCCAGAACGGCCCGACGTTCGTGCCGCCGTTCGGCGGCATCGACCAGCTGTTCTCCACGAACCCGCTGTCGTATGCGATCCCGACCGGTGACGAACCGACGATCGTGTTCGACGTCGCGACGACGACCGTCGCCGGCAACAAGCTGCTGCTGGCGCAGAAACGCGGGGACGCGTCGATCCCGGCCGGGTGGGCGACCGATGCCGACGGCGTCCCGACGACCGACCCGGCGGTGGCGTCCGTGCGGCACCTGCAGTGGTTCGGCGGCCACAAGGGTTACGGGCTCGCGCTGCTGGTCGAACTGCTCGCGGGTGTGCTTACCGGCAGCAGCTTCGGGCGGACCGAACACACCGCGTCTCCGGTGCACGGCGCCGAGCGGGTCGCGAAGGGTTTCCTGTTCCTGGCGATCGACCCCGCTCGGTTCGTGCCCGACTTCCGGGCCCGGGTGGACACGCTGATCCGGGACGTCCACGCGTCCCGGCCCGCCGCCGGTGTCGAACGCGTGCTGGTGCCCGGTGAACTCGAACACGAGCGGCGTCAGCAGCGTCACCGCGATGGCATCCCGCTGCCGGAGGCGCTGTGCGCGGAACTCGATCGGTACGCGTCCGAGGTCGGGGTTCCCGGTCTCACGGCTTCCGTCTGA
- a CDS encoding LLM class flavin-dependent oxidoreductase: MAEPLISVGLPPSSRIVDYARTAERLGYHRVWVFDSPALYGDLWVALARIAEGTERIGFGAGVAVPSLRHPMVTASAIASVEELAPGRLVTAFGTGFTARRTLGQKGMRWADLATYVRQVRTLLDGGVTEIDGQPCQMLHPPGWAPERPIRTPLWVAPGGPKGFATARELGVDGIALMMPPGEDVSGWPASALLINGTVVRPGEDHTSPRLVDAAGPWFATMFHGIWELFPDALDGVPGGATWRAGLLAARPENERHLAVHEGHGMVLTDRDRAAIAEAGEGILTGGWTGEPAAIRNHLREAGETGIGEVIFTASGPDIPDELEAFAAAVGADASSAR, from the coding sequence ATGGCCGAACCGCTGATCTCGGTGGGCTTGCCCCCGAGTTCCCGCATCGTCGACTACGCCCGCACCGCCGAACGGCTGGGCTACCACCGCGTCTGGGTCTTCGACTCGCCCGCGCTCTACGGCGATCTCTGGGTCGCGCTGGCCCGCATCGCCGAGGGCACCGAGCGGATCGGATTCGGCGCCGGTGTCGCGGTGCCGAGCCTGCGGCATCCGATGGTGACCGCGTCCGCGATCGCGTCCGTCGAGGAACTGGCCCCCGGCCGGCTGGTGACCGCGTTCGGCACCGGTTTCACCGCGCGTCGGACGCTCGGCCAGAAGGGCATGCGCTGGGCCGACCTCGCGACCTACGTCCGGCAGGTGCGGACGCTGCTCGACGGTGGCGTCACCGAGATCGACGGGCAGCCGTGCCAGATGCTCCACCCGCCCGGCTGGGCACCGGAGCGGCCGATCCGGACGCCGCTCTGGGTGGCGCCCGGCGGGCCGAAGGGGTTCGCGACCGCTCGTGAGCTGGGTGTCGACGGGATCGCGTTGATGATGCCGCCGGGCGAGGACGTCAGCGGCTGGCCCGCCAGCGCGCTGCTGATCAACGGCACGGTCGTCCGCCCGGGGGAAGACCACACGAGCCCACGGCTGGTCGACGCGGCCGGCCCGTGGTTCGCCACGATGTTCCACGGCATTTGGGAGCTGTTCCCGGACGCGTTGGACGGCGTCCCCGGCGGCGCGACCTGGCGAGCGGGGCTGCTCGCGGCCCGGCCGGAGAACGAGCGGCACCTCGCCGTCCACGAGGGACACGGGATGGTGCTGACCGACCGGGACCGGGCCGCGATCGCCGAGGCCGGTGAGGGGATCCTGACCGGCGGCTGGACCGGTGAGCCGGCCGCGATCCGGAACCACCTGCGTGAGGCGGGCGAGACCGGGATCGGCGAGGTGATCTTCACCGCGTCCGGCCCCGACATCCCGGACGAGCTGGAAGCGTTCGCCGCCGCGGTCGGTGCTGACGCATCCTCTGCGCGGTGA
- a CDS encoding thiamine pyrophosphate-dependent enzyme, translating to MQSLNEGARADQLTGGQALAGQLVAEGVEVIFGLPGDQLMTALDAFVDRPELRYIVTRHEQATTYMADGYARTSGRPGVAMVVPGVGVYNAATGLATAYACSSPVLLLAGQVNRAGIGRELGLLHDVHDQLEIVRPITKWARRITDPADVAAGVGEAFTRMTSGRPRPVEVEIPPETFAEKTTAGVVDPVRVPRAAAEDAQLTAAAAALRTASAPVVVAGGGVVLGDATAALTRVAELLQAPVVTTREGKGAIDDRHPLSVGTAWVNPRMRPVLGAADVVLAVGTRGAGLGLRDGQRLIHLDVDAEQIGRNHPAAVAVAGDAALTLEKLAEQLDQRPDGTAETRAMRATAEERLAAVGPQWEMVRALRRGIPEDGILVCDTTSVAYMCHMGYPVYAPRTYLSTSYMGTLGFGYPASLGVKVAAPDAPVVTVTGDGGFLFGSNELATAVQHGIHTVTVVFDDGAYGNSNRDQRDRFGGREYGTALRNPDWVALARAFGADGMVVNDIARLPAALTEALATEGSTVIAVPMDRLPSPF from the coding sequence ATGCAATCGCTGAACGAGGGTGCGCGGGCCGATCAGCTGACCGGCGGCCAGGCGCTGGCCGGGCAGCTCGTCGCCGAGGGTGTCGAGGTGATCTTCGGCCTACCCGGGGACCAGCTGATGACGGCGCTCGACGCGTTCGTCGACCGGCCGGAGCTGCGCTACATCGTCACCCGCCACGAGCAGGCGACCACGTACATGGCCGACGGGTACGCCCGCACGTCAGGGCGCCCCGGCGTCGCGATGGTCGTGCCGGGCGTGGGCGTCTACAACGCGGCCACCGGGCTCGCGACCGCATACGCCTGCTCGTCGCCGGTGCTGCTGCTGGCCGGCCAGGTGAACCGTGCGGGCATCGGCCGCGAACTGGGCCTGCTGCACGACGTCCACGACCAGCTGGAGATCGTCCGGCCGATCACCAAGTGGGCCCGGCGGATCACCGACCCGGCCGACGTCGCGGCGGGCGTCGGCGAGGCGTTCACCCGGATGACGTCCGGGCGGCCGCGGCCGGTGGAGGTGGAGATCCCGCCCGAGACGTTCGCCGAGAAGACCACCGCTGGTGTGGTGGACCCGGTACGGGTGCCCCGGGCAGCGGCGGAGGACGCGCAGCTCACCGCCGCCGCGGCGGCGCTGCGCACAGCGTCCGCACCCGTGGTGGTCGCCGGAGGCGGCGTTGTTCTCGGGGACGCGACGGCCGCGCTCACGCGGGTCGCCGAACTCCTGCAGGCGCCGGTCGTCACCACCCGCGAGGGCAAGGGAGCGATCGACGATCGCCATCCGCTCTCGGTCGGGACCGCCTGGGTGAACCCGCGGATGCGGCCGGTGCTCGGCGCGGCGGACGTCGTGCTGGCGGTCGGCACCCGGGGCGCGGGCCTCGGCCTGCGCGACGGTCAGCGGCTGATCCACCTGGACGTCGACGCCGAGCAGATCGGCCGTAACCACCCGGCGGCGGTGGCGGTCGCCGGGGACGCGGCGCTCACCCTGGAGAAGCTCGCCGAGCAGCTCGACCAGCGACCGGACGGGACCGCGGAGACCCGCGCGATGCGGGCCACCGCCGAGGAGCGGCTGGCCGCCGTCGGGCCGCAGTGGGAGATGGTCCGGGCGCTGCGCCGGGGCATCCCGGAGGACGGCATCCTGGTCTGCGACACGACGAGCGTCGCCTACATGTGCCACATGGGCTACCCGGTGTACGCGCCGCGCACCTACCTCTCCACGTCGTACATGGGCACGCTCGGCTTCGGTTACCCGGCGTCGCTGGGTGTGAAGGTCGCGGCGCCGGACGCGCCGGTCGTCACCGTGACCGGCGACGGCGGGTTCCTGTTCGGGTCCAACGAGCTGGCCACCGCGGTGCAGCACGGCATTCACACGGTCACGGTCGTCTTCGACGACGGGGCGTACGGCAACTCCAACCGCGACCAGCGCGACCGGTTCGGCGGCCGGGAGTACGGCACCGCGCTGCGCAACCCCGACTGGGTCGCGCTGGCCCGGGCGTTCGGTGCGGACGGGATGGTCGTGAACGACATCGCGAGGTTGCCCGCCGCGCTGACCGAGGCGCTGGCTACCGAGGGCTCGACCGTGATCGCGGTTCCGATGGACCGCCTGCCGTCGCCGTTCTGA
- a CDS encoding enoyl-CoA hydratase/isomerase family protein — MSDRYDFTYFRTELRPPGVLWVTFDRPERRNAITPEMHDEIAPLFARIAADRDVRVVVLTGAGDKAFCVGADFSGMQSNLDSSAYEDGHPSLMQGSVAVVRGQLAVPQPMIAVINGDALGLGATMALFCDITLMADTARIGDPHVKAGLVAGDGGTVLWPLMLGLNRGKEYLFTGDLMTAAEADGFGLVNHVYPAASLEAEATKLAERIAAGPAVAIQFNKRLANADLVDRVNRVLDASLAMEALTFETADHREAVRAFLEKRPPRFGGV, encoded by the coding sequence ATGTCTGATCGTTACGACTTCACCTACTTCCGGACCGAGCTGCGGCCGCCCGGCGTCCTGTGGGTGACGTTCGACCGGCCGGAGCGCCGCAACGCGATCACGCCCGAGATGCACGACGAGATCGCGCCGCTGTTCGCGCGGATCGCCGCCGACCGGGACGTCCGGGTCGTGGTGCTGACCGGCGCGGGGGATAAGGCGTTCTGCGTCGGCGCGGACTTCAGCGGGATGCAGTCCAACCTCGACTCGTCGGCGTACGAGGACGGGCATCCTTCGCTGATGCAGGGCTCGGTCGCGGTGGTGCGCGGGCAGCTCGCGGTGCCGCAGCCGATGATCGCGGTGATCAACGGTGACGCGCTCGGGCTCGGCGCGACGATGGCGCTGTTCTGCGACATCACGCTGATGGCCGACACCGCCCGGATCGGTGACCCGCATGTCAAGGCCGGGCTGGTCGCCGGGGACGGCGGCACCGTGCTGTGGCCGCTGATGCTCGGTCTGAACCGGGGCAAGGAGTACCTGTTCACCGGCGACCTGATGACCGCGGCCGAAGCGGACGGGTTCGGCCTGGTCAACCACGTCTACCCGGCGGCATCGCTGGAGGCCGAAGCGACGAAACTGGCCGAGCGGATCGCGGCCGGGCCCGCGGTGGCGATCCAGTTCAACAAGCGGCTCGCCAACGCCGACCTGGTGGACCGGGTCAACCGGGTGCTGGACGCGTCGCTGGCGATGGAGGCGCTGACGTTCGAGACCGCGGACCACCGGGAGGCGGTGCGGGCGTTCCTGGAGAAGCGGCCACCGCGGTTCGGCGGGGTCTGA
- a CDS encoding ATP-binding protein, whose protein sequence is MSTAATLEYRVLGPVEARLADTTLPLGGPRHRRLLAVLLLRADEVVPVGELTEALWGDRPPRSAPEMVHVRISELRAALRLGNPELVTHTGGYRLCVAPGALDTHRFETLVRSAAGTLADGAPARARDELDAALALWHGPAVAEFATEPFAEAEVVRLEALRLTALEYRFTADLALGRHADVVAELTALTTKHPLHEPFTGLLMRALQGSGRSAEALEAYASLRRVLAEELGVNPSPALQRLHVEMLREPVRGNLPAAYTSFVGRRADLAALPDLLRRTRLVTLTGVGGAGKSRLAVEVALACRDDVPGGAWLVELAPVERPEHVAGAIAAALGVREQRLTTHLGRAATLLVLDNCEHLVAGVAAVADRLLRACPDLRILATSRERLGVTGEHLHPVAGLDVTGDAVRLFVSRVAAVRPGYRVTAADAAAVDRICRQLDGLPLALELAAAVTTAIDLPEVAARLDDRFALLTRGSPAASARHQTLRATVDWSYQLLDTPQRTLFEQLAVFVGGFTIEAAQAVAGEPSTVSLLTDLVDKSLVTVGDRRYQLPETLRVFGLERLDASGIADEVRDRHAAYLLRMVRSIRRALHGAEQSALIRRLETEHGNLRAALDWSLARGDTGTAIRLAGSLYPLWDQHGHYREGRDTLDQVLTMPGDVPPIVRARALDSVAGLAVLQGDLDRAAEAAAEAASLSRAADDKAGLARALTTAGLTAIYADRLDKAEEVLEDAIDIARAAEAPWPEGFAQIYLACVAIAHGDMAAARAWGEAAEAPLRVIGDPEGLSGTLVIRGFTAWRLGERAAGEKMLEAGVRGFTEVDHRWGRSLGLFLVAVLAADRGEHERVAFLLGVAEALRGTIGTALMPFVRRVRDVLLARAQAALTADAFIRAWDAGRAEALDKDPGRVSSYRPGHAW, encoded by the coding sequence ATGTCCACCGCCGCGACGCTCGAGTACCGCGTCCTCGGCCCGGTCGAGGCCAGGCTCGCGGATACGACGCTGCCGCTCGGCGGTCCCCGGCACCGGCGGTTGCTGGCCGTGCTGCTGCTGCGCGCCGACGAGGTCGTGCCGGTGGGCGAGCTGACCGAGGCGCTGTGGGGTGACCGCCCGCCGCGCAGCGCTCCCGAGATGGTGCACGTACGGATCAGCGAGCTGCGCGCCGCGCTGCGCCTCGGCAACCCGGAGCTGGTGACCCACACCGGCGGCTACCGGCTGTGCGTCGCGCCCGGCGCTCTGGACACCCACCGGTTCGAGACGCTCGTCCGGTCGGCGGCGGGAACGCTGGCGGACGGTGCTCCGGCCCGCGCCCGCGACGAGCTGGACGCGGCGCTCGCGCTCTGGCACGGCCCGGCGGTCGCCGAGTTCGCCACCGAACCGTTCGCCGAGGCCGAGGTCGTGCGCCTGGAGGCGCTGCGCCTCACGGCGCTGGAGTACCGGTTCACCGCCGACCTCGCGCTCGGCCGCCACGCTGACGTCGTCGCGGAGCTGACCGCGCTCACCACGAAGCACCCGCTGCACGAGCCGTTCACCGGCCTGCTCATGCGTGCGCTGCAGGGGTCCGGCCGGTCGGCCGAGGCGCTGGAGGCCTACGCGTCGCTGCGCCGGGTGCTGGCCGAGGAACTCGGCGTCAACCCGTCGCCCGCGCTGCAACGGCTGCACGTGGAGATGCTCCGCGAACCCGTCCGCGGGAACCTCCCGGCCGCCTACACCAGCTTCGTCGGCCGCCGCGCCGACCTGGCCGCGCTTCCGGACCTGCTGCGGCGCACCCGCCTCGTGACGCTCACCGGCGTCGGTGGTGCGGGGAAGAGCCGGCTCGCGGTCGAGGTCGCGCTGGCCTGCCGCGACGACGTCCCCGGCGGCGCCTGGCTCGTCGAGCTGGCGCCGGTCGAGCGGCCCGAACACGTCGCCGGGGCGATCGCCGCCGCGCTCGGCGTCCGGGAGCAGCGGCTGACCACGCACCTCGGCCGGGCCGCCACGCTGCTGGTGCTGGACAACTGCGAGCACCTCGTCGCGGGGGTCGCGGCGGTCGCCGACCGGCTGCTGCGCGCCTGCCCGGACCTGCGGATCCTGGCCACCAGCCGGGAGCGGCTCGGGGTGACCGGCGAGCACCTGCACCCGGTTGCCGGTCTGGACGTCACCGGCGACGCGGTGCGGCTCTTCGTTTCGCGAGTCGCGGCCGTTCGCCCCGGATATCGTGTCACCGCGGCCGACGCTGCGGCCGTCGATCGGATCTGCCGGCAGCTCGACGGGTTGCCGCTCGCGCTGGAGCTGGCGGCCGCGGTCACCACCGCGATCGACCTGCCGGAGGTCGCGGCCCGGCTCGACGACCGGTTCGCGCTGCTGACCCGGGGCAGCCCGGCGGCGTCCGCGCGCCACCAGACGCTCCGGGCCACCGTGGACTGGAGCTACCAGCTGCTCGACACGCCACAGCGGACGCTGTTCGAGCAGCTCGCGGTGTTCGTCGGCGGGTTCACGATCGAGGCGGCCCAGGCCGTGGCCGGCGAACCGTCCACGGTGAGCCTGCTCACCGACCTCGTCGACAAGTCCCTGGTCACGGTCGGCGACCGCCGCTATCAGCTCCCGGAGACGCTTCGCGTCTTCGGCCTGGAACGGCTCGACGCGAGCGGAATCGCGGATGAGGTCCGCGACCGGCACGCCGCGTACCTGTTACGGATGGTTCGCTCGATCCGCCGTGCGCTGCACGGCGCCGAGCAGTCCGCGCTGATCCGCCGCCTGGAGACCGAACACGGCAACCTCCGCGCGGCGCTGGACTGGTCGCTCGCTCGCGGCGACACCGGGACCGCGATCCGGCTCGCCGGCTCGCTCTACCCGCTCTGGGACCAGCACGGCCACTACCGCGAGGGCCGGGACACGCTCGACCAGGTGCTCACGATGCCCGGCGACGTGCCGCCGATCGTCCGCGCCCGCGCGCTGGACAGCGTCGCCGGTCTGGCCGTTCTCCAGGGTGACCTGGACCGGGCCGCCGAGGCCGCCGCGGAGGCGGCCTCGCTCAGCCGCGCAGCCGACGACAAGGCCGGCTTGGCGCGGGCGCTGACGACCGCCGGACTCACCGCGATCTACGCCGACCGGCTCGACAAGGCCGAGGAGGTACTGGAGGACGCGATCGACATCGCCCGCGCGGCCGAGGCGCCGTGGCCGGAGGGCTTCGCGCAGATCTACCTCGCGTGCGTGGCGATCGCCCACGGGGACATGGCAGCCGCCCGCGCGTGGGGCGAGGCCGCGGAGGCGCCGCTGCGCGTGATCGGCGACCCCGAGGGCCTGTCCGGCACGCTGGTCATCCGCGGCTTCACCGCCTGGCGCCTCGGCGAACGGGCGGCCGGCGAAAAAATGCTCGAGGCAGGCGTCCGCGGATTCACGGAAGTTGATCATCGGTGGGGACGCTCGCTGGGGTTGTTCCTCGTGGCCGTGCTCGCCGCGGACCGCGGCGAGCACGAGCGGGTGGCGTTCCTGCTCGGCGTCGCCGAGGCGTTGCGCGGGACGATCGGCACCGCGCTGATGCCGTTCGTGCGGCGGGTGCGGGACGTGCTGCTGGCCCGGGCGCAGGCCGCGCTGACCGCTGACGCGTTCATCCGCGCCTGGGACGCGGGGCGGGCGGAAGCGCTCGATAAGGATCCGGGAAGGGTGTCTTCCTACCGTCCCGGCCATGCATGGTGA